The Allofrancisella frigidaquae genome has a segment encoding these proteins:
- the rplJ gene encoding 50S ribosomal protein L10, translated as MALRIEDKKAIVAEVAEQVSLALSAAVADYRGLTVNEMTSLRKQARESGVYLRVVRNNLARLAIKGTNFECLSDALKGPLVLALSKDEPGAAAKLFKNFQKDHKAFEVKNLAMSGELFGPEKLDDFAKLPSREEALATLLSVMQAPVTKFVRTLNEIPSQVVRVFAAVGDSK; from the coding sequence ATGGCACTTAGAATAGAGGATAAAAAAGCAATTGTCGCTGAAGTTGCTGAACAGGTGTCCTTGGCGTTGTCTGCGGCAGTAGCCGACTATCGTGGTTTGACTGTTAATGAAATGACTTCATTAAGAAAACAAGCTCGTGAGTCAGGAGTTTATTTAAGGGTTGTTCGTAACAACTTAGCACGTTTAGCAATTAAAGGAACTAATTTTGAGTGTTTATCAGATGCTCTTAAAGGTCCTCTTGTTCTTGCTCTTTCTAAGGATGAGCCAGGTGCAGCAGCTAAGCTATTTAAAAACTTTCAAAAAGACCATAAGGCTTTTGAAGTTAAAAATTTAGCTATGTCTGGTGAACTGTTTGGTCCAGAAAAGTTAGATGACTTTGCTAAGCTTCCTAGTCGGGAAGAGGCACTTGCTACATTACTTAGTGTTATGCAAGCACCGGTTACTAAGTTTGTTCGTACCCTTAATGAGATTCCTTCTCAGGTGGTACGAGTATTTGCTGCTGTTGGAGATAGTAAATAA
- the rplK gene encoding 50S ribosomal protein L11, which yields MAKKKVEAIIKLQVAAGKANPSPPIGPALGQRGVNIMGFCKEFNAKTQGMEPGMPIPVEISVYSDRSFTFELKTPPASYLIKKAVKIKSGSSNPSKEFVGTITREQLEEIAKVKDPDLTAADLDAAVRIIAGSARSMGVKVEGVA from the coding sequence ATGGCTAAGAAAAAAGTAGAAGCTATTATTAAATTGCAAGTTGCTGCTGGTAAAGCTAATCCAAGTCCTCCTATAGGACCTGCATTAGGTCAGCGTGGTGTTAATATTATGGGATTCTGTAAGGAATTCAATGCTAAAACTCAGGGTATGGAGCCAGGTATGCCTATCCCTGTTGAAATTTCTGTATATAGCGATCGCAGTTTCACTTTCGAGCTGAAAACTCCGCCAGCTTCTTATTTGATTAAAAAAGCTGTCAAAATAAAATCAGGTTCTTCAAACCCTTCGAAAGAGTTTGTTGGTACTATTACTCGTGAGCAGTTGGAAGAGATTGCTAAAGTAAAAGATCCTGACTTGACAGCTGCTGATTTAGATGCTGCTGTAAGAATTATTGCTGGTAGTGCTCGTAGTATGGGCGTAAAAGTAGAAGGGGTTGCGTAA
- the rplA gene encoding 50S ribosomal protein L1: MAKISKRMKTIAAKIDAEKKYPVAEAFDILRDVSSVKFVESVDVSVALGVDPRKSDQVVRGASVLPNGTGKSVRVAVFAKGPAADAAKEAGADIVGMEDLADEVKKGNMNFDVVIASPDSMRVVGQLGQILGPKGLMPNPKVGTVTMDVAKAVRDAKAGQVRYRVDKAGIIHTTIGKVNFTSDALKQNLEQLLIDLKKAKPSVSKGIYLKKVSVSSTMGPGIAVDFSDLSI; the protein is encoded by the coding sequence ATGGCTAAAATTTCAAAAAGAATGAAAACTATAGCAGCTAAGATAGATGCTGAAAAAAAATATCCTGTAGCAGAAGCTTTTGATATTTTAAGAGATGTTTCTTCAGTTAAGTTTGTTGAATCTGTGGATGTGTCAGTTGCTTTAGGTGTTGATCCTCGTAAATCTGATCAAGTGGTTAGAGGGGCTTCTGTGTTACCTAATGGTACAGGTAAAAGTGTTAGAGTAGCAGTTTTTGCAAAAGGTCCTGCTGCTGATGCAGCTAAAGAAGCTGGTGCAGATATCGTTGGTATGGAAGATCTTGCGGATGAGGTTAAAAAAGGTAATATGAATTTTGATGTTGTGATCGCTTCTCCTGATTCTATGAGAGTGGTTGGACAGTTGGGTCAAATTTTAGGTCCTAAAGGACTTATGCCAAATCCTAAGGTTGGTACTGTAACTATGGATGTTGCTAAAGCTGTAAGAGATGCTAAAGCAGGTCAGGTTAGATATAGAGTTGACAAAGCAGGTATTATACATACAACTATTGGTAAGGTTAATTTTACTTCAGATGCGCTAAAACAAAACCTAGAGCAGCTTTTGATTGATCTTAAAAAAGCAAAACCATCTGTTTCTAAAGGCATATATCTGAAGAAAGTTTCTGTGTCTAGTACTATGGGTCCAGGAATAGCAGTTGACTTTTCAGATTTAAGTATATAG